In Nitrospira sp., a genomic segment contains:
- a CDS encoding adenine phosphoribosyltransferase, which yields MNYKSLIREVPDFPKPGILFYDITTLLKHAQAFRTIADELAARYEGQGIAKVIGIESRGFILGGTLAARLGAGFVPVRKPGKLPADIYEVEYNLEYGSSVLAIHRDAVSAGERVLIVDDLLATGGTAAATVDLVRQLGGEIAGLDFLVELEGLKGRDRLTGYNVHSLIIYP from the coding sequence ATGAACTACAAGTCCCTCATCCGAGAAGTCCCCGACTTTCCTAAGCCCGGCATCCTGTTCTACGACATCACCACGCTCCTCAAGCACGCTCAAGCCTTCCGCACCATTGCCGATGAACTTGCCGCCCGTTATGAGGGCCAGGGCATCGCGAAGGTGATCGGCATTGAATCGCGCGGGTTCATCCTCGGCGGCACGTTGGCAGCCCGTCTGGGGGCTGGTTTTGTGCCGGTCCGAAAGCCGGGGAAGTTACCGGCCGACATTTATGAGGTCGAGTACAACCTGGAGTATGGGTCCAGTGTATTGGCCATCCATCGGGACGCCGTCTCAGCCGGAGAGCGCGTGTTGATTGTGGACGATCTGCTCGCGACGGGCGGAACCGCAGCCGCGACGGTGGATCTGGTACGGCAGCTCGGCGGGGAGATTGCGGGGCTGGATTTCCTCGTCGAACTGGAAGGGCTGAAGGGGCGTGACCGGCTGACTGGCTACAACGTGCACTCCCTGATCATCTACCCATAA
- the queC gene encoding 7-cyano-7-deazaguanine synthase QueC, with protein MKHPQSNAVVLLSGGLDSTVTAAIAQQDGYRIYCMTVAYGQRHGIEVQRAQAVAAALGAAGHVIVTVDLRALGGSALTADVAVPKDRTEQERSGSIPVTYVPARNTIFLSLALAYAETQAAQAIYFGANVLDYSGYPDCRPEFIRAFEEVARLGTKIGVEGRAVEVRAPLLMLSKAEIVRRGQDLGVPFAETHSCYDPSVEGIACGRCDSCRIRREGFRQAGVEDPVPYAIL; from the coding sequence ATGAAGCATCCCCAATCGAATGCGGTGGTGTTGCTGAGCGGTGGGTTGGATTCCACGGTCACGGCTGCCATCGCGCAGCAGGACGGGTATCGCATCTATTGCATGACCGTCGCCTACGGACAGCGTCATGGGATTGAGGTGCAGCGGGCCCAGGCGGTCGCGGCGGCATTGGGGGCGGCAGGCCATGTCATTGTGACGGTTGATCTTCGAGCGCTGGGCGGTTCTGCTCTCACCGCTGATGTGGCAGTACCGAAGGATCGCACGGAGCAGGAACGATCCGGATCGATCCCGGTGACCTATGTTCCGGCGCGCAATACCATCTTTCTCTCGTTGGCGCTGGCCTATGCCGAAACTCAGGCCGCGCAGGCTATCTACTTCGGGGCCAATGTGCTGGACTATTCCGGCTATCCGGATTGCCGTCCGGAGTTCATTCGGGCGTTTGAAGAGGTGGCCAGGCTTGGGACGAAGATAGGAGTCGAGGGGCGGGCGGTGGAGGTGCGCGCGCCGCTCCTGATGCTCTCCAAAGCAGAGATCGTGCGTCGGGGACAGGATCTCGGGGTGCCGTTCGCAGAGACACATAGTTGTTATGACCCGAGTGTCGAGGGCATCGCCTGCGGCCGTTGCGACAGTTGTCGAATCCGGCGTGAAGGGTTTCGCCAGGCGGGAGTTGAGGATCCCGTCCCCTATGCGATACTCTAG
- the htpX gene encoding protease HtpX, with amino-acid sequence MKSLKGIGLLIISNILIYLTLSITVRVLVNMVLPAFGIDVRGVFSQELLVWSLVIGFGGAFISLLFSKQMARAMLDCTQITEPRSHAEHVIYGSVREIAERLHITMPEVWVYESPDPNAFATGPSKNNAMVAVSTGLLANLREDEVKAVLAHEMGHVFNGDMFSTTVLAGLMNTFVHYISNFVYQIVSQPQGGDREEGQSGSPILGFVVYIFLQVVLSILAMLVVSWHSRRREYAADAFSAKVYGKDSMIKALQAIDRWVNRAQFEYSTQDALATMKISGNTSAFMHLLATHPPIEERVAALERL; translated from the coding sequence ATGAAGTCGTTGAAGGGTATCGGGCTGCTGATTATTTCGAACATTCTTATTTACCTCACCCTGTCGATCACCGTCAGAGTGCTGGTGAACATGGTACTGCCTGCGTTCGGCATCGACGTCCGGGGCGTGTTCAGTCAGGAGTTGCTGGTCTGGTCGCTGGTCATCGGGTTCGGCGGCGCGTTCATTAGCTTGCTGTTCTCCAAACAGATGGCGCGAGCCATGCTGGATTGCACGCAGATTACCGAACCTCGCTCTCATGCGGAACACGTGATCTACGGCTCGGTTCGAGAGATTGCAGAACGTCTCCACATCACCATGCCCGAAGTGTGGGTCTATGAGTCGCCGGACCCCAACGCGTTTGCCACGGGGCCCAGCAAGAACAACGCGATGGTCGCCGTCTCAACCGGCCTGCTCGCGAACCTGCGAGAGGATGAAGTGAAGGCCGTACTGGCCCATGAAATGGGCCACGTGTTCAACGGCGATATGTTTTCCACGACCGTGCTGGCCGGATTGATGAATACGTTTGTGCACTACATCAGTAACTTCGTGTACCAGATCGTGTCGCAACCGCAGGGGGGCGATCGTGAGGAGGGGCAGAGCGGGAGTCCGATTTTAGGATTCGTCGTCTACATATTCTTGCAGGTCGTGCTATCGATCCTCGCGATGCTGGTGGTCAGCTGGCACTCCCGCCGACGCGAATATGCCGCGGATGCCTTCTCCGCGAAGGTGTACGGGAAGGATTCGATGATCAAGGCCCTGCAGGCCATCGACCGATGGGTCAATCGTGCGCAATTTGAATATTCGACGCAAGATGCCTTGGCCACGATGAAGATTTCCGGCAACACATCGGCGTTCATGCACTTGCTGGCGACTCATCCTCCGATTGAGGAGCGTGTCGCCGCCCTGGAACGTCTCTAA
- a CDS encoding squalene/phytoene synthase family protein: MLKQVSRSFYLTLNVLPSDVRDEMGLAYLLARAADTIADTDLIGRDQRLRYLNMFRAQFAGDEVQPQAVQAIQIGLLPHQTDSAERVLLERLPECLELYRQFDRGDRERIRWLMEVLPNGMEMDLTRFPGSSSQDLSALERPEELDQYTYYVAGCVGEFWTRMVCAHRPAMRQWDVDRMSAIGVRFGKGLQLTNIVKDLARDLHNGRCYVPTQWLDEVELKPSDLLRPESLSTFRPILLRIIRQAVEHLDQGWLYTMALPRLEIRQRLACMWPILLAGETLKRVATAPDLLDPTVNVKAPRSVVYRVMALTTFTGACGYVGTAYWGRLRKQIV; the protein is encoded by the coding sequence ATTCTCAAGCAGGTTTCCCGTTCATTTTACCTGACCTTGAATGTCCTCCCCTCGGATGTGCGCGACGAGATGGGGTTGGCGTATCTGCTCGCGCGGGCGGCCGATACCATCGCCGATACCGATCTGATCGGGCGCGACCAGCGCCTTCGGTATCTGAACATGTTTCGAGCGCAGTTCGCAGGCGACGAGGTTCAGCCGCAGGCCGTGCAGGCCATTCAGATCGGCCTTCTGCCCCATCAGACCGACTCGGCTGAACGAGTCCTTCTGGAGCGACTGCCAGAGTGTTTGGAGCTGTACCGTCAGTTCGATCGCGGGGATCGCGAACGCATTCGCTGGCTGATGGAGGTGCTGCCGAACGGCATGGAGATGGACCTGACCAGGTTTCCTGGCTCATCGTCCCAAGACCTGTCGGCGCTGGAGCGCCCGGAGGAGCTCGATCAGTATACGTACTACGTCGCAGGCTGCGTGGGCGAATTCTGGACGAGGATGGTCTGTGCGCATCGACCGGCCATGAGGCAGTGGGATGTCGATCGAATGTCTGCGATCGGCGTTCGCTTCGGTAAGGGATTGCAGCTCACGAACATTGTGAAGGACCTCGCCCGCGACCTCCACAACGGCCGCTGTTATGTGCCGACGCAGTGGCTGGATGAAGTCGAGTTGAAGCCGTCGGATTTGCTCAGGCCGGAAAGTCTTTCCACGTTTCGCCCCATCCTGCTGCGGATTATCCGTCAGGCCGTGGAGCATTTGGATCAAGGGTGGCTCTATACCATGGCACTGCCGCGGCTCGAAATCCGGCAACGACTTGCCTGCATGTGGCCGATTTTACTGGCCGGTGAAACGCTGAAACGGGTTGCCACTGCGCCCGATCTCCTCGACCCGACCGTCAACGTCAAGGCTCCGCGCTCGGTGGTCTATCGTGTAATGGCCCTCACCACCTTCACCGGGGCCTGTGGCTATGTCGGCACAGCCTACTGGGGGCGGCTCCGCAAACAGATCGTGTAG
- a CDS encoding cupredoxin domain-containing protein → MRQRSWSLRLGLLVLAGLCSVAGTSTVIAADQAPQVPPLRVPVDQVDGMQRTTVVLDSYSYTPQHLIVQAGKPVELLLTSITTITPHNFVLKDEVAGLSIERDVSAGKTVTVQFTPTKPGTYTFYCDKKLLFFPSHREKGMEGTLEVR, encoded by the coding sequence ATGCGTCAACGTTCATGGTCGCTTCGACTCGGTCTGCTGGTTCTGGCCGGACTCTGTAGCGTCGCAGGGACGTCTACGGTGATTGCTGCTGACCAGGCTCCGCAAGTCCCTCCGTTGCGAGTGCCGGTCGATCAAGTCGACGGCATGCAGCGGACCACCGTGGTTCTGGACAGCTACTCCTATACCCCGCAGCACCTGATCGTGCAGGCCGGCAAACCGGTTGAGCTGCTCCTGACCAGTATCACCACGATCACACCGCACAATTTTGTCTTGAAAGACGAGGTTGCCGGTCTTTCGATCGAACGGGATGTCAGCGCCGGCAAAACGGTCACGGTGCAATTTACGCCGACGAAGCCAGGAACCTACACCTTCTACTGCGATAAGAAGCTTCTCTTTTTCCCCAGTCACCGGGAGAAGGGCATGGAAGGGACACTCGAAGTCAGATAG
- a CDS encoding MFS transporter, translated as MNHTTTRGNPPSAPQQPPSADETKTPEQDAKVKSRHYGVRDAAFQAAAQGGGETYFSAFALLLHASPFHIAILSALPQLVGVVAQLASVKVLQLLRLPGRLLIAGGRAQAFCWLPILSLPLIAPDHGPWLLIGCAMLYFGFGHVTAPIWNSLLVDVADADSRGAYFARRARTTALTSFAALGLAGAILTLGQRWDLSWIGFLVIFLGAAAARIGATTCQTHVSRLIPGHRLEAPHGFRHFLANAASGDFRRFLVFSGLMHFAVLLSGPFFVIYLLRDLHWSYLQYAGWMASSISAQFLTLGPWGQIGDRYGNKALLALTASAVPFLPMGYLLSEQYLFLLTVNFFGGVIWAGLSLGLQNYVFDSLRQEERTRGVALANAMNAVGWGLGALTGSWLATLMPAELSIGTWQLTPASNLPFLFCLSGGLRLMIAVSLLRTFAEPRRIMSPPQGHLIWELPLLKSIATWMP; from the coding sequence ATGAATCACACCACGACTCGCGGCAATCCGCCCTCGGCTCCACAGCAGCCCCCTTCGGCGGACGAGACGAAGACACCCGAACAAGACGCGAAGGTAAAGAGCCGGCACTACGGCGTCCGCGATGCGGCCTTCCAAGCCGCGGCGCAGGGCGGCGGAGAGACGTACTTCTCGGCATTTGCTCTGCTCCTGCATGCCTCCCCGTTTCACATCGCCATCCTATCGGCCCTGCCGCAACTGGTCGGCGTGGTGGCGCAACTCGCCTCAGTGAAAGTGCTGCAGCTTCTCCGGCTCCCCGGCCGTCTCCTTATTGCCGGAGGGCGGGCCCAGGCGTTTTGCTGGCTTCCGATCCTGTCGCTGCCACTGATCGCTCCGGATCACGGCCCATGGCTGTTGATCGGCTGCGCCATGCTCTATTTTGGCTTCGGTCACGTGACCGCTCCGATCTGGAATAGCCTCTTAGTCGATGTGGCGGACGCCGACAGTCGCGGCGCGTATTTTGCCAGGCGAGCGCGCACGACGGCACTGACCAGTTTTGCCGCCTTGGGATTGGCAGGAGCGATCCTGACGTTGGGGCAACGATGGGATTTGAGTTGGATCGGCTTCCTCGTGATCTTTCTCGGCGCCGCCGCAGCCCGTATCGGCGCCACCACGTGCCAAACCCACGTCTCCCGCTTGATCCCGGGACACCGGCTCGAAGCCCCGCATGGATTCAGGCATTTTCTCGCCAATGCCGCCAGCGGCGATTTTCGACGCTTCCTGGTGTTCTCAGGGCTGATGCATTTCGCCGTCCTGCTGTCGGGGCCGTTTTTTGTGATCTATCTGTTGCGGGATCTCCACTGGTCGTACCTGCAGTATGCCGGTTGGATGGCCAGTAGCATCTCAGCCCAGTTTCTCACGCTGGGGCCCTGGGGCCAGATCGGCGACCGGTATGGCAATAAAGCCTTGCTGGCGCTGACCGCCTCGGCTGTCCCTTTCCTGCCGATGGGTTACCTGCTCAGCGAACAGTATCTCTTTCTGCTGACCGTCAACTTTTTCGGCGGGGTGATCTGGGCGGGGCTCTCGCTCGGCTTGCAAAATTATGTCTTCGATTCGTTGCGCCAGGAAGAGCGCACGAGAGGGGTGGCGCTGGCGAACGCCATGAATGCGGTGGGGTGGGGGCTCGGCGCGCTCACCGGCAGTTGGCTGGCCACGCTGATGCCCGCCGAACTCTCGATCGGCACATGGCAGCTCACGCCGGCATCGAACCTCCCGTTTCTCTTTTGCCTCTCCGGGGGACTGCGGCTCATGATCGCCGTGAGTCTGCTGCGCACCTTCGCCGAGCCCAGGCGCATTATGTCTCCGCCACAAGGACATCTGATCTGGGAACTGCCTCTTCTGAAGTCCATCGCGACGTGGATGCCCTGA
- a CDS encoding response regulator — MSILIVDDSPDQQLLLKTILSKAGHQDLLIADSAMAAYAHLGIDQPQNNPHAVDLILMDFLMPGINGVDATRHIKSLEPLRDIPIIVVTAKTAMGDLQAAFAAGAMDFITKPVTSTELLARVGSALMLKQEMDCRKAREAELRRSNDELQQALREVKVLKGLVPICASCKKIRNDQGFWQQLEEYIQQHSEAEFSHGLCTPCIKKHYPGVYPD; from the coding sequence ATGAGCATTCTGATCGTCGATGACTCTCCGGACCAGCAACTGCTGCTGAAAACCATCCTGTCTAAGGCAGGCCACCAAGACCTGCTCATTGCCGATTCCGCCATGGCGGCCTATGCGCATCTCGGCATCGACCAGCCGCAGAACAATCCCCACGCCGTCGATTTGATCTTGATGGATTTTCTGATGCCGGGCATCAATGGCGTCGACGCCACCCGGCACATCAAGAGCCTGGAGCCGTTGCGAGACATTCCCATCATCGTGGTCACCGCAAAAACCGCGATGGGAGATCTTCAAGCGGCCTTTGCCGCCGGGGCGATGGACTTCATCACCAAGCCGGTCACCAGCACGGAATTACTCGCTCGGGTCGGCTCCGCCCTCATGCTGAAACAGGAAATGGATTGTCGCAAGGCCCGCGAGGCCGAGCTGCGCCGCAGTAACGACGAACTCCAACAGGCGTTGCGGGAAGTGAAGGTCCTCAAGGGGCTCGTGCCCATCTGCGCATCCTGCAAGAAGATTCGCAACGACCAGGGTTTCTGGCAGCAATTGGAAGAATATATCCAGCAACACTCCGAGGCCGAGTTCAGCCACGGCCTCTGCACTCCCTGCATCAAAAAGCATTACCCTGGTGTTTACCCAGACTAG
- a CDS encoding TraR/DksA family transcriptional regulator → MATKVGAKKKTPTTKVKAIAPEKPVKKERSAPITAMTEKDEDSVAARVVAALTQKETPKEKEERQRRREVLQRMLLGKRQEIMREIEGNLGQSLTEDQQRRLESARDVGDQALMDLDRELGISLMEMRNRKRQAIDEALTRLSEGTYGICAECGIEVSEKRLEAVPFAKLCVQCQSQQELLEKIEKEEDRD, encoded by the coding sequence ATGGCGACGAAAGTCGGCGCGAAGAAAAAAACACCAACCACGAAAGTCAAAGCCATCGCTCCTGAGAAACCCGTGAAGAAAGAGCGTTCGGCTCCCATAACAGCTATGACGGAAAAAGATGAAGACAGCGTAGCCGCGCGTGTGGTGGCTGCGTTGACGCAGAAAGAGACGCCAAAAGAAAAAGAAGAGCGTCAGCGCCGGCGCGAGGTCCTGCAGCGGATGCTGCTGGGCAAGCGTCAGGAAATTATGCGAGAGATCGAGGGCAACCTCGGACAATCGCTGACGGAAGATCAGCAGCGCCGGTTAGAATCCGCCCGCGACGTGGGCGATCAAGCCCTCATGGATCTGGATCGCGAGCTCGGCATCTCGCTCATGGAGATGCGAAACCGGAAGCGTCAAGCGATCGACGAGGCGTTGACCAGGCTGAGCGAAGGTACCTATGGCATTTGTGCGGAATGCGGTATCGAGGTGAGCGAGAAGCGCTTGGAAGCCGTGCCCTTCGCGAAACTCTGTGTCCAGTGTCAGTCCCAACAGGAACTCCTCGAAAAGATCGAGAAGGAAGAGGATCGCGACTAG
- the ald gene encoding alanine dehydrogenase, with amino-acid sequence MVIGIPKEIKDYEFRVSVTPDGVRLLRQAGHQVLVEPSAGQGSGFSDEAYRQAGAEIAQSKEEVFHRAELIVKVKEPQLSECALFRPGQVLFTYLHLASLPELTKALMAADITAIAYETVEAKDRSLPMLRPMSEIAGRLSVQIGAHYLGTVQGGRGVLLAGVPGVQPGHVVVIGAGVVGTSAVRVAVGLGARVTVINLDLDRLRSLDDLYGGRIATCAASEAAIERAVVEADLVIGAVLVPGARAPKVISRSLVAKMPQGSVIVDVAVDQGGCCETTRPTTHSNPVYMVDGVVHYCVTNMPGIVPHTSTRALTNATLPYLARLASDGVEQAIRSDAGLAKGVNVRHGKITCQAVAESHGLPFTPLL; translated from the coding sequence ATGGTGATCGGGATTCCGAAGGAGATCAAAGACTACGAATTTCGAGTGAGTGTCACGCCAGACGGCGTTCGCCTCTTGCGGCAGGCCGGCCATCAGGTGCTGGTCGAGCCCTCTGCTGGTCAGGGCAGCGGATTTTCTGATGAGGCCTATCGCCAGGCCGGAGCCGAAATCGCGCAGTCGAAGGAGGAGGTCTTTCATCGGGCGGAGCTCATTGTGAAGGTGAAGGAACCGCAATTGTCGGAATGCGCGCTCTTCCGGCCTGGCCAGGTGTTGTTTACCTACTTGCATTTGGCCTCCTTGCCGGAGCTGACGAAGGCCTTGATGGCGGCCGACATCACCGCAATTGCCTATGAAACGGTGGAGGCGAAGGACCGCAGTCTGCCGATGCTGCGGCCAATGAGTGAGATCGCCGGTCGGTTATCCGTACAAATCGGGGCGCACTACCTGGGAACTGTTCAAGGCGGTCGCGGGGTCCTGTTGGCCGGAGTGCCAGGGGTCCAGCCTGGTCATGTTGTGGTGATCGGGGCGGGTGTCGTGGGGACCTCGGCCGTGCGCGTCGCGGTAGGACTTGGCGCGCGAGTGACGGTGATCAATTTGGATTTGGATCGATTGCGATCCCTGGATGACCTCTACGGCGGCCGCATTGCGACCTGTGCCGCGAGTGAAGCCGCCATCGAACGGGCGGTGGTGGAGGCGGATCTGGTGATCGGCGCCGTGTTGGTGCCCGGTGCGCGCGCCCCCAAAGTGATTTCCCGGAGCCTGGTGGCCAAGATGCCGCAGGGTTCGGTGATTGTCGATGTGGCCGTGGATCAGGGGGGCTGCTGCGAAACCACTCGACCCACGACCCATTCGAATCCCGTGTATATGGTGGACGGGGTGGTGCACTATTGTGTGACGAACATGCCCGGCATCGTTCCCCATACGTCGACGCGCGCCTTGACCAATGCGACCCTGCCGTACCTGGCCCGACTTGCATCAGACGGGGTGGAGCAAGCCATCCGTTCGGACGCCGGATTGGCGAAGGGCGTCAATGTGAGGCATGGCAAAATCACCTGCCAGGCAGTGGCTGAATCTCATGGCTTGCCTTTTACCCCTCTCTTGTAA
- a CDS encoding sigma-70 family RNA polymerase sigma factor, protein MTRRATMRQDTGMNPPVSTRRPRVARRDEDEESDSPNHTDGEESGAESRPSESGRAEGLDTIKSYLREVRKSTLLNFKQEQALGKRVMAGDEAARQEMIEANLRLVISIGKRYMNRGFPFADIVEEGNLGLIKAVEKFNYKRGFRFSTYASWWIRQFIERAIINQGKLVRLPVHVVERLNRYLAKVEQLVHEHGREPLAEEVAAKLKISVAEVDDLKQLVRTTCSLDSPISDRQDTFLRDVIEDPLCLTPADTAEGVMRRAELMAWVNELPEKERTVILARFGLDGAESRTLEEIGQEMGLTRERVRQIETAALARLRGIIERKTMKRADLL, encoded by the coding sequence ATGACTCGACGTGCAACGATGCGACAGGATACGGGAATGAATCCGCCGGTCTCGACTCGACGCCCGCGTGTGGCGCGGAGAGATGAGGACGAAGAGTCTGACTCGCCAAACCATACGGACGGGGAAGAATCGGGAGCCGAAAGTCGTCCGTCGGAGTCCGGGCGCGCGGAAGGACTCGATACGATCAAGAGTTATTTGCGTGAAGTCCGCAAGTCGACCCTGCTGAATTTCAAGCAGGAGCAAGCACTGGGCAAACGAGTCATGGCCGGCGATGAAGCGGCGCGTCAGGAGATGATCGAAGCGAATCTCCGGTTGGTCATCAGCATCGGGAAGCGATATATGAACCGGGGATTTCCGTTTGCCGACATCGTCGAAGAGGGCAATCTGGGCCTCATCAAGGCGGTCGAGAAGTTTAACTATAAGCGCGGCTTCCGCTTCAGCACCTATGCATCCTGGTGGATCCGCCAATTCATCGAACGGGCCATCATCAACCAGGGCAAGCTGGTCCGGCTGCCGGTGCATGTCGTCGAACGGTTGAATCGTTACTTGGCGAAAGTGGAGCAACTGGTTCATGAACACGGTCGGGAGCCGCTGGCCGAGGAAGTGGCGGCGAAACTGAAAATCAGCGTCGCGGAAGTGGACGACCTCAAGCAACTGGTCCGTACCACCTGCTCGCTGGATAGTCCCATCAGCGACCGGCAGGACACCTTCCTGCGGGATGTCATCGAGGACCCGCTCTGCCTCACCCCTGCCGACACGGCCGAAGGTGTGATGCGACGGGCCGAGCTGATGGCCTGGGTCAATGAGCTGCCGGAGAAGGAGCGCACGGTGATTTTGGCGCGGTTTGGACTTGACGGCGCCGAGTCGCGGACGTTAGAAGAGATCGGCCAAGAAATGGGGCTCACGCGAGAGCGGGTTCGCCAAATCGAAACTGCCGCGCTAGCCAGGCTCCGCGGCATCATTGAACGGAAAACCATGAAACGGGCGGATCTCCTATGA
- a CDS encoding glutathione peroxidase — protein MAAKASTVYDFTLNDIDGKPVSLSQYKGKVVMLVNTASFCGNTPQYADLEQMYETYKDKGFEILAFPANNFGQQEPGSNEEIKGFCLTKYSVGFPLFSKISVKGDDKHPLYHYLTEQSPFPGEVEWNFQKYLVDRSGNVVARYHHRTKPLAQEIVKDVERFLAKN, from the coding sequence ATGGCAGCAAAAGCCTCTACCGTCTATGACTTCACGTTGAACGATATCGACGGAAAACCAGTCTCACTGAGCCAATACAAGGGGAAAGTCGTCATGCTGGTCAATACGGCCAGCTTCTGTGGCAACACTCCGCAATATGCCGACCTTGAGCAGATGTACGAAACCTATAAGGACAAGGGGTTTGAGATCCTGGCCTTCCCGGCCAATAATTTCGGCCAGCAAGAACCGGGAAGCAATGAGGAGATCAAGGGATTCTGCCTGACGAAGTACAGCGTCGGATTCCCACTCTTCAGCAAAATCAGTGTGAAGGGCGACGACAAACATCCGCTCTATCACTACCTCACGGAACAGAGTCCCTTCCCCGGGGAAGTGGAATGGAATTTCCAGAAGTACTTAGTCGATCGGTCGGGTAACGTCGTCGCCCGCTATCACCATCGCACGAAACCGCTCGCCCAGGAGATCGTCAAGGACGTCGAACGATTTCTGGCGAAAAACTGA
- a CDS encoding (2Fe-2S) ferredoxin domain-containing protein produces MTGYQRHIFVCTNKREPDDPRGSCSKLGSEALHACFKQEAKRLNLKGVVRANKAGCLDYCAQGPTVVVYPEGVWYRVRSEADVKEIMERHIIKGELVDRLLMPDQAPSPLLSPLKI; encoded by the coding sequence ATGACCGGTTATCAACGACACATTTTCGTCTGCACCAACAAGCGCGAGCCGGATGATCCTCGCGGCAGCTGCTCCAAGCTCGGCTCCGAGGCGCTTCATGCCTGTTTTAAGCAGGAAGCCAAGCGACTCAACTTGAAGGGAGTCGTGCGGGCCAATAAAGCGGGATGCCTCGACTATTGTGCCCAAGGCCCCACGGTCGTGGTCTATCCGGAAGGGGTGTGGTACCGCGTCCGCTCCGAAGCCGATGTGAAGGAAATCATGGAGCGCCACATCATAAAGGGAGAACTGGTCGATCGACTGCTGATGCCCGACCAGGCCCCCTCCCCCCTGCTCTCTCCATTGAAGATCTGA
- a CDS encoding acylphosphatase: MTETSEAVRAKILVSGRVQGVGYRAFTCRMAASRGLSGGVENLDSGQVFVDVEGSRNVLEEFLADLKRGPVGARVTEVQVEWSTATGRYHDFTIR; this comes from the coding sequence ATGACGGAAACCAGTGAAGCCGTACGGGCAAAAATTTTGGTGAGTGGCCGTGTGCAGGGCGTGGGCTATCGCGCGTTCACCTGCCGGATGGCCGCTTCGCGCGGGCTCAGCGGCGGAGTGGAAAATCTGGATAGCGGGCAAGTGTTCGTGGATGTGGAGGGAAGCCGGAATGTCCTGGAAGAATTCCTGGCGGATCTCAAACGGGGGCCGGTCGGAGCGCGCGTGACTGAGGTGCAAGTCGAGTGGAGCACCGCCACGGGCCGGTATCACGACTTTACGATTCGCTAA
- a CDS encoding GatB/YqeY domain-containing protein translates to MSLHDRLSDDLKSAMKSRDQLRIDVIRMIKAAVQYKEVELKQDLDDAGMSRIMTTLIKQRKEAAEQFEKGNRQDLADKERQEITIIEGYLPAALSSDELANIVALVIKESGASSLKDMGQVMKAVMARLAGQSVDGKVVSDLVKAALQR, encoded by the coding sequence ATGTCACTCCATGACCGTCTCAGCGACGACCTCAAGTCAGCGATGAAGTCGCGGGATCAACTGCGTATCGACGTGATTCGCATGATCAAAGCCGCGGTGCAATACAAAGAAGTGGAACTCAAGCAGGATCTCGACGATGCCGGAATGAGCCGCATCATGACGACGCTCATCAAGCAGCGCAAGGAAGCCGCCGAGCAGTTTGAAAAGGGCAATCGCCAAGACCTCGCCGACAAGGAACGGCAGGAAATCACCATCATCGAAGGATATCTCCCGGCTGCCCTCTCTTCGGATGAGCTGGCAAACATCGTCGCGCTGGTCATCAAAGAGTCTGGCGCCTCATCCCTCAAGGACATGGGACAGGTTATGAAGGCCGTCATGGCCCGCCTCGCCGGCCAATCCGTCGACGGCAAGGTGGTGAGCGATCTCGTCAAAGCCGCCCTCCAACGGTAG
- a CDS encoding cytochrome c produces the protein MRITAWMVGASVVVMLAALVACESNATNQEPAKPAAGTTPADVQVGEAKFTANCAACHGARGVGTKQGPPLVHKIYEPNHHADMAFQRAAENGVRAHHWEFGNMPKIEGVTPADVEQIIRYVRWLQREAGIY, from the coding sequence ATGCGGATAACGGCTTGGATGGTGGGAGCGAGTGTGGTGGTGATGCTGGCGGCGTTGGTCGCCTGTGAGTCGAATGCGACCAATCAAGAGCCCGCCAAGCCGGCTGCCGGCACCACGCCGGCCGATGTGCAGGTCGGCGAAGCGAAGTTCACCGCCAATTGTGCCGCCTGCCACGGTGCTCGCGGCGTTGGCACGAAGCAGGGCCCACCGCTGGTCCACAAGATTTATGAACCGAATCATCATGCCGATATGGCGTTCCAGCGCGCCGCGGAGAACGGCGTGCGCGCGCACCATTGGGAGTTCGGGAACATGCCGAAGATTGAGGGCGTGACTCCGGCGGATGTCGAGCAGATCATCCGGTATGTGCGCTGGTTACAACGTGAAGCGGGGATTTACTGA